A genomic region of Xanthomonas campestris pv. phormiicola contains the following coding sequences:
- a CDS encoding helix-turn-helix transcriptional regulator has product MEEAMRLLGGRWRLLLASYLLDGPKRFNELRRDIPAISQRMLTLDLRALEEAGLIQRTVHPTVPVKVEYALTEDGRRLEPVVAVMQAFGLWVKARSAG; this is encoded by the coding sequence GTGGAAGAGGCCATGCGCCTGCTGGGCGGAAGGTGGCGCCTGCTGCTTGCCTCGTACCTGCTCGACGGGCCCAAGCGGTTCAACGAACTGCGCCGCGACATTCCGGCCATTTCGCAACGCATGCTGACCCTGGACCTCAGGGCCTTGGAAGAGGCGGGGCTGATCCAGCGCACCGTCCATCCGACCGTGCCGGTCAAGGTCGAGTACGCGCTGACCGAGGACGGGCGCCGCCTGGAACCGGTGGTGGCGGTGATGCAGGCGTTCGGGCTGTGGGTCAAGGCGCGGTCCGCCGGCTGA
- the accC gene encoding acetyl-CoA carboxylase biotin carboxylase subunit — MLDKVVIANRGEIALRILRACHTLGIRTVAVHSTVDRNLKHVAMADESVCIGPASSAESYLNIPALIAAAEVTDAQAIHPGYGFLSENADFAERVEQSGFIFIGPKADTIRLMGDKVEAIRAMKAAGVPCVPGSGGPLGEDIVANTKIAREIGYPVIIKAAGGGGGRGMRVVHSEAALKAAIETTKSEAKAAFSNDQVYMEKFLENPRHVEIQVLADGQGNAIHLGERDCSMQRRHQKVVEEAPAPGITEQLRSEIGKVCVDACVRIGYRGAGTFEFLFEDGRFYFIEMNTRIQVEHPVTERITGIDLVCEQLRIAAGHKLSIKQSDIVLRGHAIECRINAEDPETFMPNPGLITGFHPPGGPGVRVDTHIYSGYKVPPNYDSMIGKLIVHGPDRETAIARMRVALSEMVVDGIKTNIPLQQRIMRDKGFQAGGQNIHYLEKRLAERKNKSIALV, encoded by the coding sequence ATGCTCGATAAAGTCGTCATCGCCAATCGCGGCGAAATCGCGCTGCGCATCCTGCGCGCGTGCCATACGCTCGGCATCCGCACGGTCGCGGTGCATTCCACCGTCGATCGCAACCTCAAGCACGTGGCGATGGCCGACGAGTCGGTGTGCATCGGCCCGGCGTCTTCGGCCGAGAGCTACCTCAACATCCCGGCGCTGATCGCCGCGGCCGAGGTCACCGACGCGCAGGCCATCCATCCCGGCTACGGCTTCCTGTCGGAGAACGCCGACTTCGCCGAGCGCGTGGAGCAGTCCGGCTTCATCTTCATCGGGCCCAAGGCCGACACCATCCGCCTGATGGGCGACAAGGTCGAGGCGATCCGCGCGATGAAGGCCGCCGGCGTGCCGTGCGTGCCCGGCTCCGGCGGCCCGCTGGGCGAGGACATCGTCGCCAACACCAAGATCGCGCGCGAGATCGGCTACCCGGTGATCATCAAGGCGGCCGGCGGCGGCGGCGGCCGCGGCATGCGCGTGGTGCATTCGGAGGCGGCGCTGAAGGCCGCGATCGAGACCACCAAGTCCGAAGCCAAGGCCGCTTTCAGCAACGACCAGGTGTACATGGAGAAGTTCCTGGAGAATCCGCGCCACGTGGAGATCCAGGTGCTGGCCGACGGCCAGGGCAACGCCATCCACCTGGGCGAGCGCGACTGCTCGATGCAGCGCCGCCACCAGAAGGTGGTCGAAGAAGCGCCCGCGCCGGGCATCACCGAGCAGCTGCGCAGCGAGATCGGCAAGGTCTGCGTGGATGCCTGCGTGCGCATCGGCTACCGCGGCGCCGGCACCTTCGAGTTCCTGTTCGAGGACGGCCGCTTCTACTTCATCGAAATGAACACGCGCATCCAGGTCGAGCACCCGGTGACCGAGCGCATCACCGGCATCGACCTGGTCTGCGAGCAGCTGCGCATCGCCGCCGGCCACAAGCTGAGCATCAAGCAGAGCGACATCGTGCTGCGCGGCCATGCGATCGAGTGCCGCATCAACGCCGAGGACCCGGAAACCTTCATGCCCAACCCGGGCCTGATCACCGGTTTCCATCCGCCCGGCGGCCCCGGCGTGCGCGTGGACACGCACATCTACAGCGGCTACAAGGTGCCGCCGAACTACGACTCGATGATCGGCAAGCTGATCGTGCACGGCCCCGACCGCGAGACCGCGATCGCGCGCATGCGCGTGGCGCTGAGCGAGATGGTGGTGGACGGGATCAAGACCAACATCCCGCTGCAGCAGCGGATCATGCGCGACAAGGGCTTCCAGGCCGGCGGGCAGAACATCCACTACCTGGAAAAGCGCCTGGCCGAGCGCAAGAACAAGTCGATTGCGTTGGTGTGA
- the gstA gene encoding glutathione transferase GstA → MKLYYIPAACSLAPHIVLHELGLEAKLVRVDHRKHLTEDGADFHRVNTMGYVPALELDDGSVLREGTVIVQYLGDLKPERGLVPPNGSMQRYRLQEWLNFLATEIHKGFIPLLYARLAGQYVDTARPKLEQRFAWIDAQLAGRRFLMGDAFTVADASLYALTGWGQASWLTSHYKADIHFDALQNLQAWYQRVHARPSVQQALSEEGLQ, encoded by the coding sequence ATGAAGCTGTACTACATCCCGGCTGCCTGCTCCCTCGCGCCGCATATCGTGCTGCATGAGCTCGGCCTCGAGGCGAAGCTGGTGCGGGTCGATCACCGCAAGCACCTGACCGAGGACGGCGCGGATTTCCATCGGGTCAATACGATGGGCTACGTGCCGGCGCTCGAACTCGACGACGGCAGCGTGCTGCGCGAAGGTACTGTCATCGTCCAGTACCTGGGCGACCTGAAACCCGAACGCGGCCTGGTGCCGCCCAATGGCAGCATGCAGCGCTACCGCCTGCAGGAGTGGCTGAACTTCCTGGCCACGGAGATCCACAAGGGCTTCATCCCCCTGCTGTACGCGCGGCTCGCCGGCCAGTACGTGGACACCGCCCGGCCGAAGCTGGAGCAGCGCTTCGCCTGGATCGATGCGCAACTCGCCGGGCGCCGGTTCCTGATGGGCGATGCCTTCACCGTCGCCGATGCCTCTCTGTATGCGCTGACCGGCTGGGGCCAGGCGTCCTGGCTGACCTCGCACTACAAGGCGGACATCCACTTCGACGCCTTGCAGAACCTGCAGGCGTGGTACCAGCGCGTGCACGCGCGGCCGTCGGTGCAGCAGGCGCTGAGCGAAGAAGGGCTGCAGTAG
- a CDS encoding helix-turn-helix domain-containing protein, with protein sequence MSSRLYERVREARKLTGLTQEALALDLSVTRSAVAQWEMADGTAPAVEHLIALARRSGLTFEYLATGRGERVFGEPLSVAEEAAHYRQLSDQQARLLDSFETLSPRQRAGLLDLIGAGKHRR encoded by the coding sequence GTGAGCAGCAGGCTGTACGAACGGGTGCGCGAAGCGCGCAAGCTGACCGGTCTGACCCAGGAAGCGCTCGCGCTGGACCTGTCGGTGACCCGCAGCGCCGTGGCGCAGTGGGAGATGGCCGACGGCACCGCGCCGGCGGTGGAGCACCTGATCGCCCTGGCCCGCCGCAGCGGGCTGACCTTCGAATACCTGGCCACCGGCCGCGGCGAACGCGTGTTCGGCGAACCGCTGTCCGTCGCCGAGGAAGCCGCGCACTACCGGCAACTGTCCGACCAGCAGGCACGCCTGCTCGACAGCTTCGAGACCCTGAGCCCGCGCCAGCGCGCCGGCCTGCTGGACCTGATCGGCGCCGGCAAGCACCGGCGCTGA
- the accB gene encoding acetyl-CoA carboxylase biotin carboxyl carrier protein yields the protein MDLRKIKKLIDLLEESNLAEIEIKEGEESVRLARTPKGMIASAPQYAAPAPAAPPAATPMPMSSPTEASTGGTAKPGNALPEGHVLRAPMVGTFYTSPSPDKPAFVTVGQAVKAGETLAIIEAMKMFNPIEADVSGTIVAILSESGVPVEFDQPLFVIG from the coding sequence ATGGATCTCCGTAAAATCAAGAAGCTGATCGACCTGCTGGAAGAGTCCAATCTCGCCGAGATCGAGATCAAGGAAGGCGAGGAAAGCGTGCGCCTGGCGCGCACGCCCAAGGGCATGATCGCCAGCGCCCCGCAGTACGCCGCGCCGGCCCCCGCCGCGCCGCCCGCCGCCACGCCGATGCCGATGAGCTCGCCCACCGAGGCCTCCACCGGCGGCACCGCCAAGCCTGGCAACGCCCTGCCCGAGGGCCACGTGCTGCGCGCGCCGATGGTCGGCACCTTCTACACCTCGCCGTCGCCGGACAAGCCGGCCTTCGTCACGGTCGGCCAGGCGGTCAAGGCCGGCGAGACCCTGGCGATCATCGAGGCGATGAAGATGTTCAACCCGATCGAAGCCGACGTCTCCGGCACCATCGTCGCCATCCTCAGCGAAAGCGGCGTGCCGGTGGAGTTCGATCAGCCGTTGTTTGTGATTGGTTGA
- a CDS encoding TIGR04222 domain-containing membrane protein, producing the protein MTASADPAPLPHADAAQQALWQRLQAYRFGEADDALPVFVRRVAKEAKVSLTMAAQAIEEYRRFCFLACSGAKDVTPSALIDQVWHTHLTDTREYWQQFCPHVLQTTLHHRPGRGDAADAARHAAQYRATLARYRCYFGEPPAACWPAPAGERAARVATADDLHARRWDRPRASGKALWLWAAATLLLGWWLGLDNPAVSPLHWRGSAFIVLFLAGIGLAWALAARLRRAVRGVGQRHAASVVDHAELAFLAGGSERVADLHLGLLQICGAVQLRPTLSTLTRRRSDATALHVADGVAVPASLQRALQLVRANPTLSLALQALRDDAIPLRQALIGKRLLLGRGQAWCARLLGAAPPVALWVVGALKIEIGLQLQRPVGFLVAAMVAVTLIALGFLLTPPRRSVAGDRLLATRDAAWRAGTVLSSTTPGTHLATPLALGGTGVLMSTAWADYHALRSPVIASNGGSGGGSSCNTGGGDGGGSSCGSSCSSGCGGCGGGAD; encoded by the coding sequence ATGACCGCATCCGCCGATCCGGCGCCGCTGCCCCACGCCGACGCCGCGCAACAAGCGCTGTGGCAGCGGCTGCAAGCCTACCGTTTCGGCGAAGCCGACGACGCCTTGCCGGTGTTCGTGCGCCGCGTGGCCAAGGAAGCCAAGGTCTCCCTGACCATGGCCGCGCAGGCGATCGAGGAATACCGGCGCTTCTGCTTCCTGGCCTGCAGCGGAGCCAAGGACGTCACCCCCAGTGCGCTGATCGACCAGGTCTGGCATACCCATCTCACCGATACTCGCGAATACTGGCAGCAGTTCTGCCCCCACGTGTTGCAGACCACCCTGCATCACCGGCCCGGCCGCGGCGATGCCGCCGACGCCGCGCGCCACGCCGCGCAATACCGGGCCACGCTGGCGCGCTACCGCTGCTATTTCGGCGAACCGCCGGCGGCCTGCTGGCCGGCACCGGCCGGGGAGCGCGCCGCGCGGGTCGCCACCGCCGACGATCTCCACGCGCGCCGCTGGGACAGGCCGCGCGCATCCGGCAAGGCGCTGTGGCTGTGGGCGGCGGCCACGCTGCTGCTGGGCTGGTGGCTGGGATTGGACAACCCGGCCGTCTCGCCGCTGCACTGGCGCGGCAGTGCCTTCATCGTGCTGTTCCTGGCGGGGATCGGCCTGGCCTGGGCGCTGGCCGCGCGGTTGCGGCGCGCGGTGCGCGGCGTCGGCCAGCGGCACGCGGCCAGCGTGGTCGATCACGCCGAGCTGGCGTTCCTGGCCGGCGGCAGCGAGCGCGTGGCTGACCTGCACCTTGGCTTGCTGCAGATCTGCGGCGCGGTGCAGCTGCGGCCGACGTTGTCGACGCTGACGCGCCGCCGCAGTGATGCGACCGCGCTGCACGTGGCGGACGGCGTGGCGGTGCCGGCGTCGCTGCAGCGCGCCCTGCAACTGGTCCGCGCCAACCCGACCTTGTCGCTGGCGCTGCAGGCGCTGCGCGACGACGCGATACCGCTGCGCCAGGCGCTGATCGGCAAGCGCCTGCTGCTCGGGCGCGGCCAGGCTTGGTGCGCGCGCCTGCTCGGCGCCGCGCCGCCGGTAGCGCTGTGGGTCGTGGGTGCGCTCAAGATCGAGATCGGCTTGCAGCTGCAGCGCCCGGTCGGCTTCCTGGTCGCGGCGATGGTGGCGGTGACGCTCATCGCACTGGGCTTCCTGCTGACCCCGCCGCGCCGCAGCGTCGCCGGCGACCGGCTGCTGGCCACGCGCGATGCGGCATGGCGCGCCGGGACGGTGCTCTCCTCCACGACGCCCGGCACGCACCTGGCCACGCCGCTGGCGCTGGGCGGCACCGGCGTGCTGATGAGCACGGCGTGGGCGGACTATCACGCGCTGCGATCGCCAGTGATCGCCAGCAACGGCGGAAGCGGTGGCGGCAGCAGCTGCAACACCGGCGGTGGCGATGGCGGCGGCAGCAGTTGCGGCAGCAGCTGCAGCAGCGGCTGCGGCGGTTGCGGTGGCGGTGCCGACTGA
- the prmA gene encoding 50S ribosomal protein L11 methyltransferase — MPFLELTVRCTDATQPRYENALEDVGALAVTLLDAEADTSNERAILEPGVGETPLWGTLVLSALFPAEQDALLLLAALEAFDPGLDWAQAAFRQVADQDWERAWLDQFQPMRFGTRTFIVPWNHELPEEARGADAAVVRLDPGLAFGSGTHPTTALCLRWLDALAADGTLAQARVLDFGCGSGILALAALKLGAAAAVGVDNDPQALLATHDNAERNDVGARLAVHLPADEPVATYPVVVANILASALDALAPTLAERVAPGGRIALSGILHGQEQELLQRYAAWFEHLRTERDGDWMRIDGVRRG, encoded by the coding sequence ATGCCGTTCCTCGAACTGACTGTGCGCTGCACCGACGCCACCCAGCCCCGCTACGAGAACGCGCTGGAGGACGTCGGCGCGCTGGCGGTCACCCTGCTCGACGCCGAGGCCGACACCAGCAACGAGCGCGCGATCCTGGAGCCGGGCGTGGGCGAGACCCCGCTGTGGGGCACCCTGGTGCTCAGCGCGCTGTTCCCCGCCGAGCAGGACGCGTTGCTGCTGCTGGCCGCGCTGGAGGCGTTCGACCCTGGCCTGGACTGGGCCCAGGCCGCGTTCCGCCAGGTCGCCGACCAGGACTGGGAACGCGCCTGGCTGGACCAGTTCCAGCCGATGCGCTTCGGCACGCGCACCTTCATCGTGCCGTGGAACCACGAGCTGCCGGAAGAAGCGCGCGGCGCCGATGCCGCGGTGGTGCGGCTGGACCCGGGCCTGGCGTTCGGCTCCGGCACCCACCCGACCACCGCGCTGTGCCTGCGCTGGCTCGACGCCCTGGCCGCCGACGGCACGCTGGCGCAGGCGCGCGTGCTCGATTTCGGCTGCGGCTCCGGGATCCTGGCGCTGGCCGCGCTGAAGCTGGGCGCGGCCGCGGCGGTGGGCGTGGACAACGATCCGCAGGCGCTGCTGGCCACGCACGACAACGCCGAGCGCAATGACGTCGGCGCGCGCCTGGCGGTGCACCTGCCGGCCGACGAGCCGGTGGCCACCTATCCGGTGGTGGTCGCCAACATCCTGGCCTCGGCGCTGGACGCGCTGGCGCCGACCCTGGCCGAACGCGTCGCGCCGGGCGGGCGCATCGCCCTGTCGGGGATCCTGCACGGCCAGGAACAGGAGCTGCTGCAGCGCTACGCAGCCTGGTTCGAACACTTGCGCACGGAACGGGACGGCGACTGGATGCGCATCGACGGCGTGCGCCGCGGCTGA
- the fis gene encoding DNA-binding transcriptional regulator Fis yields the protein MNAATTRPDSSRGAPKPPLREHVAQSVRRYLRDLDGCDADDVYEIVLREMEIPLFVEVLNHCEGNQSRAAAMLGIHRATLRKKLKEYGLA from the coding sequence TTGAACGCTGCCACCACTCGTCCTGACTCCAGTCGCGGCGCGCCGAAGCCGCCGCTGCGCGAACACGTGGCGCAGTCCGTGCGCCGCTACCTGCGCGACCTCGACGGCTGCGACGCCGACGACGTGTACGAGATCGTGCTGCGCGAGATGGAGATCCCATTGTTCGTGGAAGTGCTCAACCACTGCGAAGGCAACCAGAGCCGCGCCGCGGCGATGCTCGGCATCCATCGCGCCACGCTGCGCAAGAAGCTGAAGGAATACGGGTTGGCGTGA
- a CDS encoding phosphatidate cytidylyltransferase yields MNAIAFSDHLQQSSLRQQTIWLFLGIAAVLLLATLISETLRWRARGRPSAVLDNLVARIRAWWVMAAVVALAFVFGRIGVIVLFALVSLFALREFITLAPTRRGDYYALLAAFYIVLPWQYWLVWSGWYGLYTLLIPVYAFLVLPILATIGGDTTRYLERTAKVQWGLMICVFCISHVPALLNLEIPGYEGRNLLLFAFLVIVVQSSDVLQYVWGKLIGRHLIAPKLSPSKTVEGFVGGILSASLLGAALWWITPFSPLQAFALALVANLMGFFGGLVMSAIKRDRGIKDWGHMIEGHGGVLDRLDSVCFAAPVFFHLIRYGWV; encoded by the coding sequence ATGAACGCGATCGCCTTCAGCGACCATCTGCAGCAATCCTCGCTGCGGCAGCAGACCATCTGGCTGTTCCTCGGCATCGCCGCGGTGCTGCTGCTGGCCACGCTGATTTCCGAAACGCTGCGCTGGCGCGCGCGCGGGCGCCCCAGCGCGGTGCTCGACAACCTGGTGGCGCGGATCCGCGCGTGGTGGGTGATGGCCGCAGTGGTGGCGCTGGCGTTCGTGTTCGGGCGCATCGGCGTGATCGTGCTGTTCGCGCTGGTGTCGCTGTTCGCGCTGCGCGAGTTCATCACCCTGGCGCCGACCCGGCGCGGCGACTACTACGCGTTGCTGGCCGCGTTCTACATCGTGCTGCCGTGGCAGTACTGGCTGGTGTGGAGCGGCTGGTACGGGCTGTACACGCTGCTGATCCCGGTCTATGCGTTCCTGGTGCTGCCGATCCTGGCCACCATCGGCGGCGACACCACGCGCTACCTGGAGCGCACCGCGAAAGTGCAGTGGGGACTGATGATCTGCGTGTTCTGCATCTCCCACGTGCCGGCGCTGCTGAACCTGGAAATCCCCGGCTACGAAGGCCGCAACCTGCTGCTGTTCGCGTTCCTGGTGATCGTGGTGCAGTCCTCGGACGTGCTGCAGTACGTGTGGGGCAAGCTGATCGGCAGGCACCTGATCGCGCCGAAGCTGTCGCCGTCCAAGACCGTGGAAGGCTTCGTCGGCGGCATCCTGTCGGCGAGCCTGCTCGGCGCGGCCTTGTGGTGGATCACCCCGTTCTCGCCGCTGCAGGCGTTCGCGCTGGCGCTGGTGGCCAACCTGATGGGCTTCTTCGGCGGCCTGGTGATGTCGGCGATCAAGCGCGACCGCGGCATCAAGGACTGGGGCCACATGATCGAAGGCCACGGCGGCGTGCTCGACCGGCTGGACTCGGTGTGCTTCGCCGCGCCGGTGTTCTTCCACCTGATCCGGTATGGGTGGGTGTGA
- a CDS encoding 1-acyl-sn-glycerol-3-phosphate acyltransferase has product MIERLIARGCSAAIRILTGARAFWRGCIPSSERRVYYGNHASHGDFVLIWSSLPAALRREVRPVAAAEYWQRDALRRYLIHAVFNGVLIEREAAQRSRDPIECLCEAVDGGGSLILFPEGTRNTEEGVLPFKSGIYHLARHRPELEFVPVWIDNLKRVMPKGKWLPLPLLCTTTFGEPLRLGAGEDKQAFLERTRAALLALSPERMEAAR; this is encoded by the coding sequence ATGATCGAACGTCTGATCGCCCGCGGCTGCAGTGCCGCGATCCGCATCCTGACCGGCGCGCGTGCGTTCTGGCGCGGCTGCATTCCCTCCAGCGAGCGCCGCGTGTACTACGGCAACCACGCCAGCCACGGCGACTTCGTGCTGATCTGGTCGTCGCTGCCGGCGGCGCTGCGGCGCGAGGTGCGGCCGGTGGCCGCAGCCGAGTACTGGCAGCGCGACGCGCTGCGCCGCTACCTGATCCACGCGGTGTTCAACGGCGTGCTGATCGAGCGCGAAGCCGCGCAGCGCAGCCGCGATCCGATCGAATGCCTGTGCGAGGCGGTCGATGGCGGCGGTTCGCTGATCCTGTTTCCGGAAGGCACGCGCAACACCGAGGAAGGGGTGCTGCCGTTCAAGAGCGGCATCTATCACCTGGCGCGGCATCGGCCGGAACTGGAATTCGTGCCGGTGTGGATCGACAACCTCAAGCGGGTGATGCCCAAGGGCAAATGGCTGCCATTGCCGCTGCTGTGCACCACCACCTTCGGCGAGCCGCTGCGGCTGGGCGCCGGCGAGGACAAGCAGGCGTTCCTGGAACGCACGCGTGCGGCGCTGCTGGCGCTGTCGCCGGAACGGATGGAGGCCGCACGATGA
- a CDS encoding DUF3426 domain-containing protein has translation MQPSAPRRPVLRAAPWQWIALAGLVLLLALQILVADRQRLGADARWRPWVAGVCQALRCSLPPWREPSAFTMLSREVRPLPGRAGTLQIQATFRNDARWAQAWPLLQLSLADADGRTIGSRVLRPEEYLGRTRPDAPTLAPGQSAQVAFQVREPAAGTAAFSFDFH, from the coding sequence ATGCAGCCCAGTGCCCCACGCCGGCCGGTACTGCGCGCTGCGCCCTGGCAATGGATCGCGCTGGCCGGGCTGGTCCTGCTGCTGGCGCTGCAGATCCTGGTCGCCGACCGGCAACGGCTGGGCGCCGACGCGCGCTGGCGGCCGTGGGTGGCCGGGGTGTGCCAGGCGCTGCGCTGCAGCCTGCCGCCGTGGCGCGAGCCGAGCGCGTTCACCATGCTCAGCCGCGAAGTGCGGCCGCTGCCTGGCCGCGCCGGCACCCTGCAGATCCAGGCCACGTTCCGCAACGACGCGCGCTGGGCGCAGGCCTGGCCGCTGCTGCAACTGTCGCTGGCCGACGCCGACGGACGCACCATCGGCAGCCGCGTGCTGCGCCCGGAGGAGTACCTGGGCCGCACCCGCCCGGATGCGCCGACGCTGGCGCCCGGACAGAGCGCGCAGGTGGCGTTCCAGGTGCGCGAACCGGCCGCGGGAACCGCGGCATTCAGTTTCGACTTCCACTGA
- a CDS encoding CDP-alcohol phosphatidyltransferase family protein, with translation MARATLAQRRAQWRARLATALRARGATPNGLSWTATGFAALAALMFYCAWREPPRDAAGLLLLAALGLQGRLLCNRLDGLMARQAQMVGRAGEVYNEAPDRLSDVVVCLGVGYGLQHVLSWGADLGWAAALLCVGTAYVRMLGLACGVSEPLQGPMARVQRMHWLSLAALLAAVVLLLHYTAVAEMILVATMALLIGGAAVTIVMRLRAIVRELEWT, from the coding sequence ATGGCCCGAGCGACCCTGGCACAACGCCGCGCGCAGTGGCGGGCGCGCCTGGCGACGGCGCTGCGCGCACGTGGCGCCACGCCCAACGGCCTGTCCTGGACCGCCACCGGCTTCGCCGCGCTGGCGGCGCTGATGTTCTATTGCGCCTGGCGCGAGCCGCCGCGAGATGCGGCCGGCTTGCTGCTGCTGGCCGCGCTCGGCCTGCAGGGGCGGCTGCTGTGCAATCGCCTGGACGGGCTGATGGCGCGGCAGGCGCAGATGGTCGGCCGCGCCGGCGAGGTCTACAACGAAGCGCCCGACCGCCTGTCCGACGTCGTCGTGTGCCTGGGCGTGGGCTACGGCCTGCAGCACGTGCTGAGCTGGGGCGCCGACCTGGGCTGGGCCGCGGCCTTGCTGTGCGTGGGCACCGCCTACGTGCGCATGCTCGGCCTGGCCTGTGGCGTCAGCGAGCCCTTGCAGGGGCCGATGGCGCGCGTGCAACGCATGCACTGGCTGTCGCTGGCTGCGCTGCTGGCGGCCGTCGTTCTGCTGCTGCACTACACGGCCGTCGCCGAAATGATTCTGGTCGCGACCATGGCGCTGCTGATCGGCGGCGCGGCGGTGACCATCGTGATGCGTCTGCGCGCCATCGTGCGCGAACTGGAGTGGACATGA
- the aroQ gene encoding type II 3-dehydroquinate dehydratase: MARLLLLHGPNLNLLGTREPGVYGHATLAQIDAALLAQATAAGHQLDSLQSNAEHVLVDRVQAARGDGTGFILINPAAFTHTSVALRDALAAVAIPFIEIHLSNPHSREPFRHHSYFSDHALGVICGFGADSYRYAMDAALTRLGAAA; the protein is encoded by the coding sequence ATGGCGCGACTGCTGCTCTTGCATGGCCCCAACCTCAACCTGCTCGGCACCCGCGAGCCGGGGGTCTACGGGCACGCGACGCTGGCGCAGATCGATGCGGCGCTGCTCGCGCAGGCCACGGCCGCCGGGCACCAGCTGGACAGCCTGCAGTCCAACGCCGAGCACGTGCTGGTGGACCGGGTGCAGGCCGCGCGCGGCGACGGCACCGGCTTCATCCTGATCAACCCGGCCGCGTTCACCCACACCTCGGTGGCGCTGCGCGACGCGCTGGCGGCGGTGGCGATCCCGTTCATCGAGATCCACCTGTCCAACCCGCACAGCCGCGAGCCGTTCCGCCACCACAGCTATTTCAGCGACCACGCGCTCGGCGTGATCTGCGGCTTCGGCGCCGACAGCTACCGCTACGCGATGGACGCGGCGCTGACGCGGCTGGGAGCGGCCGCATGA
- a CDS encoding four helix bundle protein, whose amino-acid sequence MENGESSKRPHERLDVWRDSMDLVEMIYRLSDAFPATERFGLTAQLRRAAVSIPANIAEGAARRSTPEYLRFLSIARGSLSEASTHLQIARRLDYTGDIAALDGLIDTIFAKLTALMNVLSKRGD is encoded by the coding sequence ATGGAGAATGGGGAATCGTCGAAGCGGCCGCACGAGCGGCTGGATGTCTGGCGCGACTCCATGGATCTGGTGGAAATGATCTACCGCCTTTCTGATGCGTTTCCGGCGACGGAACGCTTCGGATTGACGGCGCAGCTGCGCCGTGCGGCGGTCAGCATTCCCGCCAACATCGCCGAAGGCGCGGCACGCCGCTCCACTCCCGAATACCTGCGTTTCCTGTCGATTGCGCGCGGCTCGCTGTCGGAGGCAAGCACGCATCTGCAGATCGCGCGCCGGCTCGACTATACCGGCGACATCGCGGCGCTCGACGGATTGATCGATACGATCTTCGCCAAGTTGACCGCATTGATGAATGTCCTGAGCAAGCGCGGAGATTGA